Proteins encoded by one window of Musa acuminata AAA Group cultivar baxijiao chromosome BXJ2-9, Cavendish_Baxijiao_AAA, whole genome shotgun sequence:
- the LOC135622399 gene encoding protein VACUOLELESS GAMETOPHYTES-like — MSNLTAKTPRKLGTTSTAMDLPATPNPNLQGDQLLHFSHPQHPLLQISLPYLFTCMGCKEYGAGRRFRCQTCGFDLHDFCALAPPALHNHPFHHKHQLVFFTKPGGFLRWKCDVCGKAAKGFGFRCTTCSFGMHPCCAAMREVMNFPTHQHPLVLSPSAAVATGDASAVCNVCQRKRSGQVYRCAAACGYCLHAACAKDMVNGLYVHGLRSPDKPNNMLGTAAKLTTQALVGIIGGLIEGIGEGIGEFLMDNIGRGSCRSIKHN, encoded by the exons ATGAGCAATCTTACTGCCAAGACACCAAGAAAACTTGGGACGACGTCGACTGCCATGGATCTTCCAGCCACCCCAAACCCGAACCTACAGGGAGACCAACTCCTCCATTTTAGCCACCCGCAACACCCATTACTTCAAATCAGCTTACCCTACCTCTTCACATGTATGGGCTGCAAGGAATATGGTGCCGGTAGGAGGTTCAGATGCCAAACATGTGGATTCGATCTGCATGACTTCTGTGCACTCGCTCCTCCTGCTCTACACAACCATCCCTTTCATCACAAGCATCAGCTCGTATTCTTCACCAAACCAG GCGGTTTTCTACGTTGGAAATGCGACGTCTGTGGCAAAGCAGCCAAAGGATTTGGTTTTCGTTGCACCACATGCAGCTTCGGGATGCACCCTTGCTGCGCGGCGATGCGTGAGGTGATGAACTTTCCGACACATCAACATCCCTTAGTTCTTTCACCGTCTGCAGCAGTTGCGACCGGAGATGCCAGCGCAGTCTGCAATGTGTGCCAGAGGAAGAGATCTGGGCAGGTTTACCGATGTGCAGCAGCGTGCGGCTACTGTCTCCATGCTGCCTGTGCAAAAGACATGGTTAACGGCCTTTATGTTCATGGTTTACGGTCGCCGGACAAACCTAACAACATGCTTGGCACCGCGGCGAAGCTCACGACTCAGGCGTTGGTTGGGATTATTGGTGGATTGATCGAGGGGATAGGAGAAGGAATTGGGGAGTTCCTCATGGACAACATTGGACGTGGTAGCTGCAGAAGTATTAAGCACaactag